In Thalassococcus sp. S3, the sequence GATTACCTGTCGATCCTGACCGGCGCAGTCAACGATGAGGCCGGCACCATCGACAAGTTCATCGGCGACGGCGTGATGGCCTTCTGGGGGGCGCCCACGCTGCTTGAGGATCACGCGAAACGCGCCTGCCTGGCGGCGCTGCGTGTCCAGATCGAGGTAAAGCGCCTTGGCCAGGATCTCATGGATCGCGGGATGGATCCGCTGAACGTGCGCATCGGCATTCACAGCGATGCCGTTCTTGTCGGCAATATCGGGTCCGCCGACCGGATGAGCTATACCGTTCTGGGCGACGGGGTGAATGTGGCCTCGCGGCTGGAGGCCATGAACAAGACCTACGGCACGCGCATCTGCATCAGCCACACGGTCTATCGGGAGGCCGGAGAAATCCTGTGCACCCGCCCGATCGGAGACGTGACCATCAAGGGGCGGCGCGGCTCCGTCACCATTTACGAATTGCTGGGCGCCTTCGAAGCCGGGGCAGAGTTTGAACCCGACGAACAAACCCTCAGCCTTGCCCTGCGCAGCCGGGATGCCTATGCGCGCCGGGCAGCGGGTGATCTTGAGGAGGCGCAAGTGCTTTATCGTGCCATTCTCGAAGACTTCCCCGACGACGGTGTGGCGCGCGCCGCTCTGGATCAGCTAGAGGACGATTTGGCTTCTTCGAACCGGACATAGCTAAAAAAGGCGATTTGCTTCAGGTGTGCCGAGGCTAGGCATGCGCATCGGCATAGTTCCGTTCGATCATGCGATGGACCCAGCGGCTTGCAACCACGATGATCTGCATCAGGATCACGAAAAGCACGATCATCAGCAAAAATAGCACATAGCGCCATGGGGTGTTTCCGATCAATTCTGCCTCGGTCAGCACCGCGCTCATGGCTTCGTTCACTCCGATAGCCGCCCCGAAACAGGATGCGGACACCAGGACCTGAAAGGCGCGCACCATGTTGGGGATCAGCAAAAGCGCGGCCCGATGGGCGCCACGGCGCCATTGAAGGATCGCATCGCCGACCTGATCGTAGGCATAAGAGCAGATGTAAGGCAGGCACGCCAGGGTCACGAAAACGATGCCGGGATCGTCAAACCAGTCTTCCAGGGCCGAATAATAGGGGCGCATCACACCAGCCAGAAAGAACATCGCGATATAGACAGGCATCGCCCGCAGCACATTCATCGACAGATCCGTGATGCGCGGCAGCACGGGCAGGCGCGATTTGTGTATCGCCGCCAGCAAGGCCCCCAGCGCCAAACCAAGGATCAACGCCATGAATGCGATCTGAAAGTTGATGATCAGACCTTGCGCAAAGTGCAGAGCGAACCCGTCGGAGAAAGGCAAATTCATCGCATCACCCCTCGACCAACGCACGCTCAAGACCGCGGTTCAGGGCACGGGAAAGCCGAACGACCGCCATCACGACAAGGATGTAAAAGATCAGAAGGATCCAGTAGGTCACGACCTGACTGCGCGAGAAGGACGCGATGTCATTCAGCGCGTTGGTCAGATCCGCCACACCGACAAAGCTCGCAGCGGCGATGCCGCGTGTTGCGTTGGTCAGAAAGGCTTCGATCTGCGGGGCTGCGCGCACGATGGCATGCCGCATCCGCTTGCCATCGCTCATCCGGCTGCCCAGGGACCGCCAGGCATCCGCGATCCCCTGACCGGCAAAGGCACCGTTGACGAGCGCAATCGAAATAATCGCCACGAAAAGCGCAACTGCCGTGGAGTAGAGAAGAATTGCATTCGCCAAGGCCGCGACGAAGACCAGGATCAGGATCGGCGGGCTGCCCTGAAACACAACGATCAGCAGATGCAGCGCGCCGCGCAACACACGATTTCGCGCCAGCAGGCCCCAGGCAAAAAGCAGTGCAATACCAAGGGTTGCGACCAATACACCCGCCACCGCTATCAACGAAATGATCGCCCCGTTGACCAGCAAATCCCAGGCAAACTGACTGTAAAGCACGCCAAAGGTCTCGTTCAGCCAGTCCTGAAATCCGGCCACCGCGACTTTCACCGGACCTTCGGCCAAGGTCGTATCCAGCGGTGGCAGCATGCAGGTTGCAGGGGCTTGCATGCAAAAGGGCTGGTTCCACGTGTCTTGCATGCGCAGCAGAAAGCCAAGCACGATCCCGTGGCTCTCTGCCATCTCAAGGAATGTGCCATCCGCGTGAAACCGCGCCGAGATCTGATCGAGCACCGAAGCCAACCGTTCGGTACCCTCCAGCCCGACGGCCATGCCCCATGGGATCTCCGACAGGCCCAGCTTGCGCTCGAACCGCCCACCGAAATCGTCGCTTGCCAAGGCATCGACCATCACGCTGTCATCCTGAACGATCAGCGAACAGGTTCCTGCCTCGAGGTTTTCCAGCAAGCGCGCGGGCGTGTCGAACAGCATGACGCGGGCCACACGCTCCACCAAAAGCGCGTTGGCGAAGTTGCCGACAGTGGTGCAGACCGTCTTGTCCGACACATCATCCCATGTCGCAATCGGCAAACGCCGATCACCGATGAGGATGGTCTCGCTGGAATAGTAATGCGGTCTGATAAAGCGCGCATTCGCGTCCCGGACCGAATTGTGGCCCATCGTTGCAATCACCAGATCAAGGGTCCCGTCCGACAGTGCCGAAATGCGGGTCACCGGGGTGACGGGTACCAACTCCGCTTCGACGCCTAAGGTGTCCGCGACCTTGCGGGCCAGATCAATCTCGTATCCCGACCGTTCGCCGCCCCGGTTTTCGGCAAATCGCGGATATCCGCTGCGCACGCCGATACGGATCGTGTCGGCACACAGGATCTCTTCCAAGCGATCCTGGTCCGGCTGGGCCTCACAATCTGCCAATCCTTCTACCTGAGCCCTTGCCTCATACAGCAGCGTCGCCGCGTCTTGTGCCTGGGCAGGTAACGATCCAACAAGCAGAAGCGCGGCAACACTCAGCGCGCGGATCACTGCAACGCCCCAAAGGGCGCGCGGCTCACAATCGCAAGGCAGACACGGCCAAAGCAATGTTCTCCGATGCGGAAGATGTCGGGGCTGCGCTGCAGAATTCCGGGCGTCAACGCCGCGACTTTCTGCGCTGGCAGAGGGACGATGATATCGTGGGATGTCGTCATCCGCAGCCCCGCAGCCGCGATCATTGCCTGGGTTCGGTCAAGGTCGATAAACCGGTTATGGGTAAAAACGGCCACTCCGTCCCGCGTCAGATGCTGGTCAAGGCCCGCGATAAACGGATAGAGAACAGCACGACCATCCGGCCCTCCCGCGCCCCAAGTCGGAAGCCGATGCGGCAGGTGCAGCGCATCGCAGGGAAAATGCGGCAGGTTGGCAAGGATCAAATCAAAGGTCCGGCCCGCAAGCGGCTCCCAGACGGGGCCTTGCACGTATTCAACACTGTCCGGCCGCGTGTCTATCGATGCGATGCAGTCCCGGGCCGCTTCAAGCCCCAGATCTTCGACATCCGTGACCGTCAGTCTGCGGGCGCCCAAAAGCGCGGCCTGCGCAGCAATCACTCCGTTTCCCGAGCCGATTTCACAAACACTCCGCCCCCTCACGATCTCTGGTCGGTCGCGCAAAAAGGACAAGATAAGCGAGGTATATTCACTTGGCTCAAACAGGGGCGTGCGTGTCGCCCTCACGGGCGGCGCAAGTTGGGACTCTGACATGTATTGACACTCCACAGCGACGCCAAAAGCGCCTTTAACCCGCCCATGAGCAGACTATCGCTTACCCGCCGAGCAAGCTAACGAAAAATGGAGTTTGGCCCGGCTTTACGACGCAATTTTCGATCAAAGTGCGACGAGAAGTGCAGCCAGAACACCGAACCAGTAGTGAATGACGATCACGCCCCCCAGGTTCTTTTGATAGAGGTAGGCATAGCCAAACAAAATCCCGGCGAAAAACGTCAGGATCACCGCATCGATCCCAAGGGTGACATGCAGCGAGGCAAAGATGGCGCTGGCCAAAAGAACCGAACGGTGCCCTTTTTCATCGGCCAGAAACTTCACAAATAGACCCTGAATAAGCCCGCGCGCGCCGATTTCCTGAACAACCGTGTGAAGAAAATACTGCAGCAGGAACGCGGAGGTGATCTGCACCGGACGCTCTTCAGGGGGCGTGTGCTCCGCGAAAAAGAGCATATAGACGATCACCGGAGAGGTCAGAACCGCGCAAAACAGAACCGCTTGCCAGATCGACTTGAAAAGCCCGTCGCGCTTGATGCCAAGATCCCGCAGCGGAATTTTGAGGACACGAATGATAAAAATCGACGGGATGGCAAAAAGGATCACCGTCTGCCATGAAAAACCCGGATCGTAGACATCTTCGACGTAATCCTCGGCCACCAGGTAAAAGAGCGAGGTTGAGATGATGAAGATCGCGATGGTGAAGATCAGGAAATAGCCGAACTGATTTTGCAGCGTGCGGGCTTCAAGTTGCGCGCGCATCCCTTTGAGCATCTCGTCACTCAACATGCGGGCACGGCGGACCACGGTCGTCGCCAGCGTGCCTTTGAGCTCTGTCAGAACGGAGTCATCGTCCAACCGGTCAACGTGAATGCGCAGGATGTGGCTTTCCGACGTCGCGCGGACCGACGCCGCTCTTCGACCGGAATCAAAGAGGGCCAGCTCTCCGATGCAATCGCCTGCATCTATGTCGTTTAGCTCGATCTCATCGCCATCCGGCGCCGTCCGAAAGGCTTTTGCCGTGCCCGACAGGATCAGGATCAGGTCTGTATCTGCATCCCCTTCGCGCAGCATCACCTCTCCGGCAGACAGGACCGCTTCGGAGGATACAGCCGCCAGCGCGTCCAGAGCTTCGGGAGAGAGAGCCTGAAAAGCCTCCGCGCCAGACAGATGACGATGGATAACTGGTGTCATGCTGAAGGCCTTTGCACGTGGACTGCTTCGTTGGCGCAGATCTAAGGAGTTTTGCCAATGCCGGGCAATATCGAAGTCCCTAGCACGGCTTGGAAGACGCCGCTTGGGCCGGGGTGATGCCGATTGTCCACGATTTCCCCGCCCCGTTGCGGGTTGAACAAAGTCGAGGTCTGCGTCACGGTGATAGGCGGAAATTCGCGCGTTTGAGACCTGGGGGCTTTGGAATGACACATGGTCGAAAACACCGCGTCCTGCTCATCAACGCTTATTTCGACCCCTGGCGAATGGCCACACCCACCCGGCTTTTTGTGCCGCGTGCGATGGCCCCCTATATGTTGGCAGGCTATTTCGACGCCACGCAATGCGAGGTGCGGGTCTGGGACGAGGCTTTTCATGGGGCCATGCTTGATCCCGCGCTCTTTGCCTGGCCCGACATGGTGGTCATCAGCGGACTGACGGCCGCATTCGACCGCGCCCGTCAGCTTGCCGCCTATTGCCGGCACGCCAATCCCCGCGTGATCACGGTGATCGGCGGCCCGATCCCCAGGGCGCTGCCGGGTATTTGCGCCGATGTGTTCGACTACGCCTGCATGGGCGATGTGGAAGAGATCGCGTCTTTGATCGAGGCCACGCTCGGCCCCGATGCCGTCCAGCTTGACGGCGCGCCGCGCTTTGATCTGACCGCGCCCAAACTTGGTCTTGGCTTTGTCGAAACCACGAAAAACTGCAATTTTGCCTGTGCCTTCTGCTCCCTGACCGGAGAAAATCGCGCCTATGTCGCGCATTCCGACGCGTCGATCACGCGTCAGCTCGACGCGATGGGCAAAGTGCCCATCGTGATGGTGCTCGACAACAACTTCTTCGGCAGCAACCGGCGCAGCTATGAACATCGTGTCGAACTTCTGGGCGAACGCTGGCGGTCAGGCCAATTCCGGGGATGGGGCGCATTGGTGACCGGGGATTTCTTCAAACGCCCCGCCAACCTCGAGCTGGCCGCCAAGAATGGCTGTATCGGCTTGTTCTCTGGCGTGGAATCCCTCGATCCCGAGATTTTGCAAGGCTTCAACAAGAAACAAAGCCTGTCGTCCGATCCCCTGTCGCTCGCGCAGGCCTGCGCCGAGCACGGTATCGCCTTTGACTACGGGCTGATCTTTGATTTTGCTCGGCAGACCATCGCGGAGGTTGACGCGCAGATGGACCGACTGATCAGCGATCACCGTATGCCGCTCCCAGCACTGGCGTCGCTTGCCATCCCGATCGCCGGAACCCCCATGTTTGACGAGGCGGTGCAGTCGCAGCGGATCATGCCCGGCGTCTTGCTCAGCGACATGGATGGGCAAAAGCTGGTCGAATGGCCGCAGGACCCCGTTGAAAAGGTTGTACCCTTCTTTCAACGTCTGCTCAGGATGCAGGGCCGTAGGACGGCGCTGGCGCGTCATGTGGTGCGGCATGCCTGGCACTGGCGCAGGCACCTGCCGATTGAAACGACGCTGCTCTCTCTCGTGCGGCCCCTGCACCGGTTCGGCCCGCGCATCGGCGTCGGCAGCCTGGCGCAGATGCGGCAATCCTGGCGCGAACCAAAGCTGACCTATTGTGCGATGACAGACAGGCCGCGCCTGGCTTATCAGCCGATCCACCATATGCCTGATCGGTTCCGCGCCGATTTTGAACCTTTGGTGGTTACCGATGCCAAGGGCGCCCTGACAGACACGTTCGAGGCCGCGCGGACCGCCCCCTTGGCCCAGGTCGTCTAGGCGCCGCCTTCGGCGACCCGAACGTTTTGCAAAAACCGCGACGTGCAGGCGGCCCAGTTCCAACGCTCTGCAGCGGCGCGGCAGGCGGCGGGCTGACGCTGTTCCAATGCCGCAAGCGCCGCGGCATGCAGATCGTCGGACAAGACGCCTGTCACGCCGTCCTGGATCACGTCACGCGGTCCCATCACCGGGTAGGCGGCAACCGAAAGACCGGAGGCGAGCGCCTCCAGAAGAACCATGCCAAACGTATCGGTGCGCGACGGAAAGACGAAGACATCCGCCGCCGCATAATGACGGGCCAGATCCTTGCCAGTCTTGACGCCGGTAAAGTGAACATCGGGATAGTCCCGCTGGAGCTGGGCAAGCTGCGGTCCATCGCCGACCACGACCTTGCTTCCCGGCAGGTCCAGCGCCAAAAAGGCAGACAGGTTCTTTTCCACCGCGACCCGCCCGACGTTCAGAAAGATCGGGCGCGGCAGATCAGCGAAGGGGTCCGAGCCGCAATTCGGGCGAAAAAGACTGGTATCCACGCCGCGTGGCCATGTCATGAGATTTCGAAATCCCCTCGCCTCAAGATCATCCCGAAGACTCCCGGTGGCGACCATGCACCCCGCGCCATGATTGTGAAACCGCCGCAAAATGGCATAGGTGGCCCTGACCGGCACAGGCGCCCGCGCGGCGATGTATTCGGGAAACCGCGTGTGATAGCTGGTTGTAAACGGCCG encodes:
- a CDS encoding radical SAM protein, whose product is MATPTRLFVPRAMAPYMLAGYFDATQCEVRVWDEAFHGAMLDPALFAWPDMVVISGLTAAFDRARQLAAYCRHANPRVITVIGGPIPRALPGICADVFDYACMGDVEEIASLIEATLGPDAVQLDGAPRFDLTAPKLGLGFVETTKNCNFACAFCSLTGENRAYVAHSDASITRQLDAMGKVPIVMVLDNNFFGSNRRSYEHRVELLGERWRSGQFRGWGALVTGDFFKRPANLELAAKNGCIGLFSGVESLDPEILQGFNKKQSLSSDPLSLAQACAEHGIAFDYGLIFDFARQTIAEVDAQMDRLISDHRMPLPALASLAIPIAGTPMFDEAVQSQRIMPGVLLSDMDGQKLVEWPQDPVEKVVPFFQRLLRMQGRRTALARHVVRHAWHWRRHLPIETTLLSLVRPLHRFGPRIGVGSLAQMRQSWREPKLTYCAMTDRPRLAYQPIHHMPDRFRADFEPLVVTDAKGALTDTFEAARTAPLAQVV
- a CDS encoding transporter substrate-binding domain-containing protein; translated protein: MIRALSVAALLLVGSLPAQAQDAATLLYEARAQVEGLADCEAQPDQDRLEEILCADTIRIGVRSGYPRFAENRGGERSGYEIDLARKVADTLGVEAELVPVTPVTRISALSDGTLDLVIATMGHNSVRDANARFIRPHYYSSETILIGDRRLPIATWDDVSDKTVCTTVGNFANALLVERVARVMLFDTPARLLENLEAGTCSLIVQDDSVMVDALASDDFGGRFERKLGLSEIPWGMAVGLEGTERLASVLDQISARFHADGTFLEMAESHGIVLGFLLRMQDTWNQPFCMQAPATCMLPPLDTTLAEGPVKVAVAGFQDWLNETFGVLYSQFAWDLLVNGAIISLIAVAGVLVATLGIALLFAWGLLARNRVLRGALHLLIVVFQGSPPILILVFVAALANAILLYSTAVALFVAIISIALVNGAFAGQGIADAWRSLGSRMSDGKRMRHAIVRAAPQIEAFLTNATRGIAAASFVGVADLTNALNDIASFSRSQVVTYWILLIFYILVVMAVVRLSRALNRGLERALVEG
- a CDS encoding glycosyltransferase family 1 protein, whose amino-acid sequence is MRTLEHTIDTLSEQGIRSEVISPCQFRTLPCPTYPTVRLSLTTRRRIMYMIDASGCDHVHIATEGPLGLLAASALRRRKRPFTTSYHTRFPEYIAARAPVPVRATYAILRRFHNHGAGCMVATGSLRDDLEARGFRNLMTWPRGVDTSLFRPNCGSDPFADLPRPIFLNVGRVAVEKNLSAFLALDLPGSKVVVGDGPQLAQLQRDYPDVHFTGVKTGKDLARHYAAADVFVFPSRTDTFGMVLLEALASGLSVAAYPVMGPRDVIQDGVTGVLSDDLHAAALAALEQRQPAACRAAAERWNWAACTSRFLQNVRVAEGGA
- a CDS encoding cyclic nucleotide-binding domain-containing protein yields the protein MTPVIHRHLSGAEAFQALSPEALDALAAVSSEAVLSAGEVMLREGDADTDLILILSGTAKAFRTAPDGDEIELNDIDAGDCIGELALFDSGRRAASVRATSESHILRIHVDRLDDDSVLTELKGTLATTVVRRARMLSDEMLKGMRAQLEARTLQNQFGYFLIFTIAIFIISTSLFYLVAEDYVEDVYDPGFSWQTVILFAIPSIFIIRVLKIPLRDLGIKRDGLFKSIWQAVLFCAVLTSPVIVYMLFFAEHTPPEERPVQITSAFLLQYFLHTVVQEIGARGLIQGLFVKFLADEKGHRSVLLASAIFASLHVTLGIDAVILTFFAGILFGYAYLYQKNLGGVIVIHYWFGVLAALLVAL
- a CDS encoding methyltransferase, which encodes MSESQLAPPVRATRTPLFEPSEYTSLILSFLRDRPEIVRGRSVCEIGSGNGVIAAQAALLGARRLTVTDVEDLGLEAARDCIASIDTRPDSVEYVQGPVWEPLAGRTFDLILANLPHFPCDALHLPHRLPTWGAGGPDGRAVLYPFIAGLDQHLTRDGVAVFTHNRFIDLDRTQAMIAAAGLRMTTSHDIIVPLPAQKVAALTPGILQRSPDIFRIGEHCFGRVCLAIVSRAPFGALQ